In Pseudobacter ginsenosidimutans, the following are encoded in one genomic region:
- a CDS encoding FecR family protein yields MANNLENLQEISIKILSDIPLTPEEEQEWDNWRMQDHIQRRLESLASDRVKRFSEIEVLPWKEFRKRYRKVYPFHWKKWSTAAAIILFCSFIGWYLLHNWYKQTPTAISEKAIILILPDQSAMELDVRKSFSSFDHGNFSICLDSGQICFRKRKNINADTGTYRVITPAGKTYRISLSDSSLVTLNNKSELTFSPMYDIRNRNVELKGEGFFDVRSNPDLAFQVRVRNTVHEVLGTSFLISGYENDPLITTTLYSGGLRISSGKTQMMLKDSQQVVIDPVKHFIRRVGLPDLGNASAWRGDYFSNRKTKILLTDLFRKIERWYDIKIIYDDNITNESLTIGRISRKMPADSVLNLLKGPGAFDFVKKEDGYHIRYSQQP; encoded by the coding sequence ATGGCAAACAATCTTGAAAACTTACAGGAGATCTCCATTAAGATCCTGTCTGATATTCCTCTTACACCTGAGGAAGAGCAGGAATGGGATAACTGGAGAATGCAGGACCATATCCAGCGACGCCTGGAGTCCCTGGCTTCAGACAGGGTGAAACGGTTCTCTGAAATAGAAGTATTACCCTGGAAGGAATTCCGGAAGCGCTATAGAAAAGTATATCCTTTTCATTGGAAGAAATGGAGTACTGCTGCAGCGATCATATTGTTCTGCTCTTTCATTGGATGGTATCTTTTGCATAACTGGTACAAGCAAACGCCGACAGCCATCAGTGAAAAAGCCATCATTCTGATACTTCCGGATCAAAGCGCAATGGAACTGGATGTCCGGAAGTCATTCTCTTCCTTCGACCATGGGAACTTCAGTATTTGTTTAGACAGCGGACAGATATGTTTCCGGAAAAGAAAGAACATAAATGCAGATACCGGTACATATAGGGTGATTACTCCTGCAGGAAAAACCTACAGGATATCATTGAGCGATAGTAGCCTGGTCACCCTCAACAATAAGTCGGAATTAACTTTCTCTCCAATGTATGACATTCGGAACAGGAATGTCGAATTGAAAGGTGAAGGGTTCTTTGATGTACGGTCTAATCCCGATCTGGCATTCCAGGTTCGTGTACGCAATACCGTGCATGAAGTATTAGGCACATCATTCCTGATCAGTGGTTATGAAAATGATCCGCTGATTACTACCACCCTTTATTCAGGCGGATTGCGAATCTCTTCCGGAAAAACCCAAATGATGTTAAAAGACAGTCAACAGGTGGTTATCGATCCTGTCAAGCATTTTATTCGTCGGGTTGGTCTGCCCGATCTTGGGAACGCCAGCGCCTGGCGTGGTGATTATTTCTCCAACCGGAAAACCAAGATACTGTTAACAGACCTGTTCAGGAAGATCGAGCGGTGGTACGATATTAAGATCATCTACGACGACAATATCACAAACGAGTCCCTTACCATTGGGAGGATCAGCCGGAAGATGCCCGCAGACTCCGTGCTGAACCTGCTGAAAGGACCGGGTGCATTTGATTTCGTCAAAAAGGAAGACGGTTATCATATAAGATATTCCCAGCAACCATAA
- the xth gene encoding exodeoxyribonuclease III: MKIATYNVNGVNGRLPVLLRWLKESAPDIACLQELKAPQEKFPLQAIEDLGYQAIWHGQKSWNGVAILSKVGEPVEVRRALPGDPEDLHSRYIEANINDLRIGCLYLPNGNPAPGPKFDYKLAWFKRLTAHAKKLLAEDIPVILAGDYNVIPTEMDVYKPESWTKDALFFPESREAYAKLVKQGWTDALRKMHPEEKIYTFWDYFRNAWGRNAGLRIDHFLLSNHFDKKLLAADVDRQVRGWEKTSDHAPVWIEIKHAVKK; the protein is encoded by the coding sequence ATGAAGATCGCTACCTACAATGTGAATGGCGTTAATGGCCGGCTTCCGGTGTTGCTACGCTGGTTGAAAGAATCTGCTCCGGATATCGCCTGCCTACAGGAATTGAAAGCCCCGCAGGAAAAATTTCCGCTGCAGGCCATCGAAGACCTGGGATACCAGGCCATCTGGCACGGACAAAAAAGCTGGAATGGTGTAGCCATCCTCAGCAAAGTGGGCGAGCCCGTTGAAGTAAGAAGAGCATTGCCCGGAGATCCGGAAGACCTGCATAGCCGTTATATCGAAGCGAACATAAATGACCTTCGCATCGGATGCCTCTATCTTCCCAATGGAAATCCGGCTCCCGGCCCTAAATTCGATTACAAGCTGGCCTGGTTCAAACGGCTCACAGCGCATGCAAAGAAATTACTCGCAGAAGATATTCCTGTGATACTGGCAGGTGATTACAATGTGATCCCTACTGAAATGGATGTGTATAAACCCGAAAGCTGGACAAAAGATGCGCTCTTCTTTCCTGAATCGAGAGAAGCATACGCCAAACTGGTGAAGCAAGGCTGGACGGATGCCCTGCGCAAAATGCATCCGGAAGAAAAGATCTATACTTTCTGGGATTATTTCAGGAATGCCTGGGGACGCAACGCAGGTTTGCGCATCGACCACTTTCTCCTAAGCAATCATTTCGATAAAAAGTTGCTCGCTGCAGATGTAGACAGGCAGGTGCGCGGATGGGAGAAAACCAGCGATCATGCACCTGTATGGATCGAGATCAAACATGCTGTAAAGAAGTGA
- a CDS encoding NAD(P)-dependent oxidoreductase produces the protein MIAFIGMGLLGSNFTKALLKKGESVQVWNRTAEKAKALEASGAKAFGSIVDAVRGAQRVHVTLSDDGVVDEVLLQAAPGFSPGTVIIDHTTTSVEGAVRRTQEWAAKNITYVHVPVFMGPANALEGSGVMLISGDQAIAQKILPWLETMTGKVINLGDRIGKAAGVKLLGNMFLITLTGGFSDMLATAKAMDLPASVITDLFNEWNPGAAAPARLKRILAADYDNPSWELQMARKDARLMMEEAARGGKTLTVIPAVAREMDKWIENGYRNKDWSVIAKDNL, from the coding sequence ATGATTGCATTCATAGGGATGGGACTATTGGGTTCCAACTTCACAAAAGCATTGCTGAAGAAAGGAGAATCGGTTCAGGTATGGAACAGAACGGCAGAAAAAGCAAAGGCGCTGGAAGCATCCGGTGCAAAAGCATTCGGTTCAATAGTGGATGCAGTCCGCGGTGCGCAACGCGTGCATGTAACTTTATCAGACGATGGTGTAGTGGATGAAGTTTTGCTGCAGGCTGCCCCCGGATTTTCACCAGGCACCGTTATCATCGATCATACCACCACATCTGTAGAAGGTGCTGTTAGACGCACGCAGGAATGGGCTGCTAAAAATATTACGTATGTGCATGTGCCTGTATTCATGGGGCCTGCCAATGCACTCGAAGGATCTGGCGTGATGCTGATCTCCGGCGATCAGGCCATTGCTCAGAAAATATTGCCCTGGCTGGAAACCATGACGGGCAAAGTGATCAATCTTGGCGACCGAATCGGAAAGGCCGCAGGTGTGAAGTTGCTCGGAAATATGTTCCTGATCACACTTACAGGTGGTTTCTCAGACATGCTGGCCACCGCCAAAGCCATGGACCTGCCCGCTTCCGTGATCACCGATCTTTTCAATGAATGGAATCCTGGTGCAGCAGCTCCCGCACGACTCAAAAGGATCCTCGCTGCAGATTATGATAATCCCAGCTGGGAATTGCAGATGGCGCGCAAAGATGCACGCCTGATGATGGAAGAAGCCGCCAGGGGAGGTAAAACACTCACCGTGATCCCGGCTGTGGCAAGGGAAATGGACAAATGGATCGAGAATGGTTACAGGAATAAAGACTGGTCTGTGATCGCGAAAGATAACCTGTGA
- a CDS encoding SRPBCC domain-containing protein yields METIIKKIQVAMPRKLAFDLFVNRVNNWWPKEYTWSQQKLVEIRIDPKQDGLCTETGPYGFRCDWGRITTFEINSFIAFKWQISPKRIPVPDPDQASDVHVHFRDSDAGTELELKHLHFNRHGEGWEEYLSAMNSEKGWDHILDYFIGFTSLQHV; encoded by the coding sequence ATGGAAACGATCATCAAAAAAATACAGGTGGCGATGCCCAGGAAACTGGCATTTGACCTGTTCGTGAACCGGGTGAACAACTGGTGGCCAAAAGAGTATACCTGGTCACAGCAAAAACTGGTGGAGATCCGTATAGATCCCAAACAGGATGGTCTTTGTACGGAAACAGGACCATATGGATTCCGTTGCGACTGGGGAAGAATCACAACATTCGAGATCAACAGCTTCATCGCATTCAAATGGCAGATCAGTCCCAAAAGAATCCCGGTGCCCGATCCTGATCAGGCCAGTGATGTGCATGTTCATTTCAGGGACTCAGATGCCGGAACGGAACTGGAATTGAAACATCTTCATTTCAACCGGCACGGTGAAGGCTGGGAGGAATATCTATCAGCAATGAATTCCGAAAAAGGCTGGGACCATATCCTCGATTATTTCATCGGCTTCACTTCTTTACAGCATGTTTGA
- a CDS encoding NAD(P)H-binding protein, giving the protein MIAITGANGQLGRATIDYLLDKISPSQLVAVVRNPSSVQGLWNNQVQVRQAAYEEPGKLEAAFNGVHTLLQISTTSTGDAGVRQELNVVEAAKRAGVQHICYTSSLQADATADFTCSRQAAATEAAIRASGMQYTFLRNGLYMELILQLAGEVFEGGDICYPAKYARVSFVSRNDIAEALSKLVTGGSDKNRIYEITGSRAWSFYDVCEMLRQEKRLCCRYISISEEEYRAVLQSLPIDADLAELLCSMASGISAGEFSHTGDDLEKILGRPPMQLRSFIKGLQYEFHPAIG; this is encoded by the coding sequence ATGATAGCCATTACAGGAGCAAACGGACAGCTGGGGAGGGCCACTATTGACTATCTGCTCGATAAGATATCTCCATCACAGCTTGTGGCCGTTGTACGGAATCCCTCATCAGTGCAAGGTTTATGGAACAACCAGGTGCAGGTCCGCCAGGCCGCTTATGAAGAGCCGGGTAAGCTGGAAGCTGCTTTCAATGGTGTGCATACATTGTTACAGATATCCACCACCAGCACCGGCGATGCCGGGGTCCGGCAGGAGTTGAATGTAGTGGAAGCGGCAAAGCGAGCAGGTGTACAGCATATCTGCTATACCAGTAGTTTGCAGGCCGATGCAACAGCAGATTTTACCTGCTCGCGACAGGCTGCTGCTACTGAAGCTGCCATCAGAGCGTCTGGAATGCAATACACGTTCCTGAGGAATGGCCTGTACATGGAACTGATCCTGCAACTGGCCGGAGAAGTGTTTGAAGGAGGAGATATATGTTATCCGGCCAAATATGCGCGTGTGAGTTTTGTATCGAGGAATGATATTGCCGAAGCTCTGTCGAAACTGGTTACCGGGGGAAGCGACAAGAATCGTATCTATGAGATCACCGGTTCAAGGGCCTGGTCGTTCTATGATGTTTGCGAAATGCTTCGACAGGAGAAGCGCCTTTGTTGCCGGTACATCAGTATCTCCGAAGAAGAGTACAGAGCTGTGCTGCAATCCCTGCCCATCGATGCTGACCTGGCAGAATTGCTTTGCAGTATGGCCTCTGGTATCAGCGCAGGTGAATTCTCCCATACAGGTGATGATCTCGAAAAAATATTAGGGCGCCCGCCCATGCAGTTGCGATCTTTCATCAAAGGGCTGCAATATGAGTTCCATCCTGCTATAGGGTAA
- a CDS encoding DUF2147 domain-containing protein — MKQFILLALITAFTSLAARSQQADEALGQWLSEEKDGKIEIYKTGNKYFGKLVWASRMYMEDGKTPRKDEKNPNPDLRTRNLKDLVILTNFIYDDGVYSEGKIYDPKSGKTYSCKMTMNGDKLSIRGYVGISMFGRTTVWTRSK, encoded by the coding sequence ATGAAACAGTTCATATTGCTTGCCTTAATCACTGCATTCACTTCCCTGGCCGCCCGGAGCCAGCAGGCTGACGAAGCGCTGGGGCAATGGCTCAGTGAGGAAAAGGATGGAAAAATAGAAATCTATAAAACAGGAAATAAGTATTTCGGGAAACTCGTATGGGCTTCCAGAATGTATATGGAGGATGGGAAAACACCCAGGAAGGACGAAAAGAATCCCAATCCGGATCTCAGAACAAGAAATCTGAAAGATCTTGTGATCCTCACCAACTTTATTTACGATGATGGTGTTTATTCTGAAGGAAAAATATACGATCCCAAGAGCGGGAAAACCTATAGTTGTAAAATGACCATGAATGGAGATAAGCTCAGTATCCGCGGATATGTAGGGATTTCCATGTTCGGCAGAACAACGGTCTGGACCCGCTCGAAATAA
- a CDS encoding RNA polymerase sigma factor, which translates to MLLDSMYDRWFDPSNKLMAELYDRKFRIVVLELLGYCDLGMANQIAAETFDTIYIMCSKGKQFPTVADASRYWLKIAIRKAQAAPDVKIESFNNEHHSHHPQKDYSGRRFFTAEEYNQLKNELRKIVENLPPKYKRVVKLSIYEKLRHKEIAALTGLKEATVRKHFERGKKMVGERINEHPSKKLLKDLFLYYTMIMFATLPPEPQKNSSKSVTKLPVFPFISIATTSRVNEHGKQS; encoded by the coding sequence ATGTTATTAGACTCAATGTATGACCGCTGGTTTGACCCCTCAAACAAGCTGATGGCGGAGCTTTATGATCGTAAATTCAGAATAGTTGTATTAGAGCTGCTGGGCTACTGTGATCTGGGAATGGCCAACCAGATTGCCGCCGAAACTTTCGATACTATTTATATTATGTGTTCAAAAGGGAAACAGTTCCCAACCGTTGCTGATGCAAGCAGGTACTGGCTTAAGATTGCCATCAGGAAAGCCCAGGCAGCGCCGGATGTGAAGATCGAAAGTTTTAACAACGAGCATCATTCACATCATCCCCAAAAGGACTATTCCGGCCGCAGATTTTTCACAGCAGAGGAATATAACCAGTTAAAGAATGAACTCCGCAAAATAGTGGAGAATCTTCCTCCGAAATATAAGCGTGTGGTGAAGCTCAGCATTTATGAAAAACTAAGACATAAGGAGATAGCCGCATTGACGGGCCTCAAAGAAGCAACCGTCCGCAAGCACTTCGAGAGAGGTAAGAAAATGGTGGGTGAAAGAATTAATGAACATCCTTCAAAGAAACTATTGAAAGATCTGTTCCTCTATTACACAATGATCATGTTTGCCACTTTGCCTCCGGAACCCCAAAAAAACTCTTCAAAATCTGTCACAAAGCTGCCAGTTTTCCCTTTTATAAGTATAGCCACAACAAGCAGGGTAAATGAACATGGCAAACAATCTTGA
- a CDS encoding DsbA family protein, which produces MATLRVPVSENDHRTGDAHAELVLVEYGDYQCPHCGIAHPFIKKLLKEFKGRLQFVFRNFPLQESHPMAMMAAMAAEAAGRQDKFWEMHDIIFEHQRTLDPDSILGFAAKLKLNEKQFAHDIRDKELYQRVEDDFESGLRSGVNGTPTFFLNGKKVDSYDETYESLAELLK; this is translated from the coding sequence ATGGCTACACTCAGGGTCCCCGTTTCGGAAAACGACCATCGTACCGGAGACGCACATGCGGAGCTGGTACTGGTTGAATATGGCGACTACCAATGTCCGCATTGCGGTATCGCCCATCCCTTCATCAAAAAATTACTGAAAGAGTTCAAAGGAAGACTTCAATTCGTGTTCCGCAATTTCCCCCTCCAGGAATCACATCCCATGGCCATGATGGCGGCCATGGCTGCTGAAGCGGCGGGAAGGCAGGACAAATTCTGGGAGATGCATGATATCATCTTTGAGCATCAGCGAACACTCGATCCCGATAGTATCCTGGGATTTGCCGCCAAACTGAAACTGAATGAAAAACAGTTTGCACATGATATCCGTGATAAGGAATTATACCAAAGGGTGGAAGATGATTTCGAAAGCGGATTGCGCAGCGGCGTGAACGGAACACCTACTTTCTTCCTCAATGGGAAAAAAGTGGATAGTTATGATGAAACTTATGAATCACTGGCAGAACTGCTAAAGTGA
- a CDS encoding TonB-dependent receptor plug domain-containing protein, giving the protein MNLLTQGSSLLMLLFVYTGAFAQTNTWPDTSQMINVKKQIRFEELMDRIRAQTNFDPIYPRVPDDTLYFETDKISIGYAIRKVCGRFSLEVEFMPPIYMQFSRIRRKPGTIILEGRVVTESGEPLPGASVQNLTTKTVIITRNDGLFSLRSVGKSTKFMVSCVGYSPKFFTPASSEHRTIVLTREYTVMNSISNKASARSTYNNKPGDWRAVKGTQLPRTYNVLQGIKGLMPGLQVSNSSGFPNSTPDIRFHGDVRMSNEPGKSNLSKNDPLVLLNGIPLPAGVLPIGRNTSAAGDPTLIHEGNGPNMLSLFNIEDIAEIIVLRDAAAIAAYGPRAANGAILINTRIANGAEDPQVTFKYAMGRHRTSKNPNMLNIEQYRWLRETYLANGGPLTDSFKAPELKLWDPYRNINWSEEILGNTGQSQNLYISVSGGDSIQRVSAGIGYYEQQSVLPVKFPLTRITQYLTGIFTPNKRLTLNISFNAATSRDELPFNNPMALIRLAPNAPYPFSGKQLVFEENNLPFINPYGAFKNTYIAKASSAQLSSSLEYIVSPNLNFQLTAGTHQTILNERNQYPIAAQPNLIDSAYFEKSITEYNSAIIEPQLHFHKRYAPGHFLFNNRTGITLQSKSVHWSEFQSPRFPSDTSMRNYFTNQQGSTGKGSGRQQITGLYNRSHINLNNSHAFSLSGRLDKSRINGYGKPLFSWSMGYDLFFAQKGKEKPRMIRGGNLRFSIGKVAADGAQNYGYVNRRDSSGRIESPDRATNISKQTTLMSQLGVQVNVLDWLSVAGTYFHNITSYRLHTSKPLGNDSALSTDHSASVRNNGIELELQAEIMESSRKYWNARFLITIPSNRLLYFTDIKKSYFGETASEGQAISGILGYAVSGMNPGTNEYIYVDVNGDGNISLPDDAAVISISQPKWFASLINNFKLNDFSVDLVIEARSQQLLNPSFYSFDNNMPGRFPPSGFSNHSLELMEPWLVKFFGSGSSAVKMLNTAKQSSIMYGKASYINLSTLKLSYRIPVHKIPKMILTSATVYCEIQNAYAISKYKFADPLVAGPNAMPSLRSIIFGIQITP; this is encoded by the coding sequence ATGAATTTATTGACACAGGGTTCATCCCTGTTAATGCTTCTTTTCGTATATACGGGAGCGTTTGCCCAGACTAATACATGGCCGGATACCTCTCAAATGATCAATGTAAAAAAGCAGATCCGCTTTGAAGAATTGATGGATCGGATCCGCGCCCAAACGAATTTCGATCCCATTTACCCAAGGGTTCCTGACGACACACTTTATTTTGAAACCGATAAAATCAGTATCGGTTACGCCATCAGGAAAGTTTGCGGAAGATTCAGTCTGGAAGTGGAATTTATGCCGCCAATCTATATGCAGTTCAGCAGGATCAGACGCAAGCCGGGAACAATTATCTTAGAAGGAAGAGTTGTGACGGAATCAGGAGAGCCACTTCCAGGTGCCTCTGTTCAAAACCTTACAACCAAAACAGTGATCATTACGAGGAACGATGGATTGTTCTCACTCAGGTCAGTAGGGAAATCAACAAAGTTCATGGTTAGCTGTGTAGGATACAGTCCGAAATTCTTCACGCCCGCTTCATCAGAACACCGCACCATTGTTTTGACCCGCGAATACACAGTGATGAACAGTATCAGCAACAAAGCATCTGCCCGGTCCACTTACAATAATAAGCCGGGCGACTGGCGAGCGGTCAAGGGCACACAGCTTCCGAGGACTTACAATGTATTACAGGGCATAAAGGGATTAATGCCAGGACTGCAGGTTTCCAACTCAAGCGGGTTCCCCAACAGTACACCGGATATACGTTTCCATGGAGACGTTCGCATGAGCAATGAACCAGGCAAAAGCAACCTGAGCAAGAATGATCCGCTTGTGCTGCTCAATGGCATTCCCTTGCCTGCCGGTGTATTACCAATCGGGCGCAACACTTCAGCAGCAGGTGACCCCACACTGATCCATGAAGGCAATGGTCCAAACATGCTCAGCCTGTTCAATATCGAAGATATTGCAGAGATCATTGTACTGCGGGATGCCGCTGCCATCGCTGCTTATGGGCCGAGGGCCGCCAACGGAGCCATACTGATCAATACCCGGATCGCCAATGGTGCTGAAGATCCGCAGGTGACTTTCAAATATGCAATGGGCCGGCACAGAACCTCGAAGAACCCCAACATGCTGAACATCGAACAATACAGGTGGCTGCGTGAAACTTACCTGGCCAATGGCGGTCCGCTTACAGACAGTTTCAAAGCGCCGGAGCTTAAACTCTGGGACCCCTACAGGAATATAAACTGGAGCGAAGAAATACTGGGCAATACCGGTCAATCGCAAAACCTGTATATCTCCGTTTCCGGTGGCGACTCCATTCAAAGGGTTTCGGCAGGGATCGGCTATTATGAACAGCAAAGCGTTCTTCCGGTGAAATTCCCTTTGACAAGGATCACACAATATCTAACGGGTATCTTCACACCTAATAAAAGACTTACACTGAATATAAGTTTCAATGCAGCCACCAGTCGTGATGAGCTTCCCTTCAACAATCCCATGGCCCTTATCAGGCTGGCCCCGAATGCGCCTTATCCCTTCAGTGGTAAGCAACTTGTTTTTGAAGAGAACAACCTGCCTTTCATCAACCCGTATGGCGCTTTCAAGAACACATACATCGCCAAAGCATCTTCTGCGCAACTGAGCAGTTCCCTGGAATATATTGTATCGCCCAATCTGAATTTCCAACTGACCGCAGGCACCCATCAAACGATCCTCAATGAAAGGAACCAGTATCCTATCGCCGCGCAACCTAACCTGATCGATTCCGCCTATTTCGAAAAGTCCATTACGGAATACAATTCTGCTATCATTGAACCGCAATTACATTTTCATAAGAGATACGCTCCAGGCCATTTTCTGTTCAACAACCGGACAGGAATAACCCTGCAATCTAAGTCTGTTCATTGGTCGGAATTCCAATCGCCCCGATTCCCCAGTGATACCTCAATGAGAAATTATTTCACCAATCAGCAGGGAAGCACAGGCAAAGGAAGCGGGCGGCAGCAAATAACAGGATTGTATAACCGTAGTCATATTAACCTGAACAATAGCCACGCTTTTTCACTTTCCGGCAGACTGGACAAAAGCAGGATAAATGGCTACGGAAAACCTTTGTTCAGCTGGTCGATGGGCTATGACTTGTTTTTCGCGCAGAAGGGGAAAGAAAAGCCAAGGATGATCAGGGGAGGCAATCTTCGTTTCTCCATTGGTAAAGTGGCAGCAGATGGGGCGCAGAATTATGGTTATGTCAACAGAAGGGATAGTAGCGGCAGAATAGAGTCGCCGGACAGAGCCACCAATATCAGTAAGCAAACTACATTGATGTCACAGTTAGGTGTGCAGGTGAATGTATTGGATTGGCTGTCTGTTGCAGGCACATATTTTCATAATATCACTTCATATCGGTTGCATACCAGTAAGCCCTTGGGAAACGACTCAGCTCTTTCTACTGATCATTCAGCATCGGTTAGGAATAACGGGATTGAGTTGGAGTTGCAGGCCGAGATTATGGAGAGCAGCAGAAAGTATTGGAATGCGAGATTCCTGATTACCATTCCAAGTAACAGGTTGTTGTATTTTACCGATATCAAAAAATCCTACTTCGGAGAAACAGCGAGCGAAGGCCAGGCCATATCTGGTATTTTGGGTTACGCTGTTAGTGGCATGAACCCTGGGACAAACGAATATATTTATGTTGATGTGAATGGAGACGGTAATATCAGTCTTCCTGATGACGCCGCAGTAATCAGCATCAGTCAACCAAAATGGTTTGCAAGCCTGATCAATAATTTCAAGCTAAATGACTTCAGCGTCGATCTTGTAATAGAAGCAAGGTCTCAACAATTACTTAATCCTTCTTTTTATTCATTTGACAACAACATGCCCGGCCGATTTCCCCCGAGCGGGTTCTCCAATCACTCACTCGAATTGATGGAACCCTGGCTGGTGAAGTTTTTCGGAAGTGGTTCTTCAGCAGTAAAAATGCTCAATACAGCTAAACAAAGTAGTATTATGTATGGGAAAGCGTCTTATATAAATCTTAGTACTTTGAAACTTAGTTACCGGATACCGGTCCACAAAATACCAAAGATGATTCTCACATCGGCAACTGTGTACTGTGAAATTCAAAATGCTTATGCCATCAGCAAATATAAATTTGCAGATCCATTAGTTGCGGGTCCCAACGCTATGCCATCGTTGCGATCAATTATTTTCGGCATCCAAATTACACCCTGA
- a CDS encoding AraC family transcriptional regulator: protein MNYYQIPPPPALEPYVRYFWVFDSNDEDGSVKTYKIVADGAPGLVFQFSRTFYDVNDDRFPFFFLYGQSTRNDYNTSVGNFRNIGVVLQPDAVKSVFGVDSIDITNKYVDADLLQRERVSELLLNSTDTDHCIELLAEYLLGRIRTNPYKSSGAAAYASGKLLMNPSTNMLKLLQEELNLSERSLERLFRTNIGMSPKLFARVCRFQASLTTLRNNTYNKLSDISYGYGYSDQSHFIREFREFAGVTPNAWLKKATEVVENYPEWKI from the coding sequence ATGAATTATTATCAGATACCACCGCCTCCTGCACTCGAACCCTATGTCCGGTATTTCTGGGTATTTGATTCCAATGATGAAGATGGTTCCGTCAAGACCTACAAGATAGTGGCCGATGGGGCGCCCGGACTTGTATTCCAGTTTTCCCGCACTTTCTACGATGTGAATGACGACCGCTTTCCCTTTTTCTTTCTTTACGGGCAATCCACCCGGAATGATTACAATACAAGCGTCGGCAACTTCAGGAATATTGGGGTGGTATTGCAGCCGGACGCCGTGAAATCCGTTTTCGGCGTAGATTCCATCGATATCACCAATAAATATGTAGACGCTGACCTGCTGCAACGGGAACGGGTATCTGAACTATTGCTGAACAGTACTGATACAGATCACTGCATTGAATTGCTGGCTGAGTATCTGCTGGGCAGGATCAGGACCAATCCATACAAAAGCAGCGGGGCTGCGGCCTATGCATCCGGTAAGCTCCTGATGAACCCCAGTACGAATATGCTGAAGCTGTTACAGGAAGAATTGAATTTGTCTGAAAGGTCGCTGGAACGCCTGTTCCGGACCAATATCGGTATGTCGCCCAAACTCTTTGCGCGTGTTTGCCGCTTCCAGGCATCACTTACCACCCTGCGCAATAATACCTACAATAAATTATCTGACATTTCTTACGGATATGGGTATTCGGACCAGAGTCATTTTATCCGTGAGTTCCGCGAGTTCGCGGGTGTTACTCCCAATGCATGGTTGAAGAAAGCCACAGAGGTAGTGGAAAATTACCCTGAATGGAAAATCTGA
- a CDS encoding redoxin domain-containing protein produces MILQKNTPAPAFELYTTPDQQLKLSDFKGKKLILAFYPADWSPVCSDQMSLYNETLRLFHKYNAEVLGISVDSKWSHLAFGENRKIHFPLLADFEPKGAVSRLYGAYNEETGESRRALFVIDESGIIQWSHLSPDGINPGADGILDALEAMDNQKK; encoded by the coding sequence ATGATCCTCCAGAAGAATACGCCCGCTCCGGCGTTTGAACTGTACACTACGCCTGATCAGCAATTGAAGCTGAGTGATTTCAAAGGAAAGAAACTGATCCTTGCATTCTATCCTGCAGACTGGAGCCCTGTTTGCAGCGATCAGATGAGTCTTTACAACGAAACCCTTCGCCTGTTCCACAAATACAATGCAGAAGTATTGGGTATTTCGGTAGACAGTAAATGGAGCCATCTCGCCTTTGGGGAGAACAGGAAGATCCATTTCCCGCTGCTGGCGGATTTTGAGCCCAAGGGAGCAGTCAGCCGCCTGTACGGGGCCTATAATGAAGAAACCGGTGAAAGCCGGCGGGCCCTGTTCGTAATAGACGAGAGCGGCATCATTCAGTGGAGCCATCTCTCGCCGGACGGCATCAACCCGGGAGCCGATGGCATACTGGATGCACTGGAAGCAATGGACAATCAAAAAAAATAA